The following are encoded together in the Culex pipiens pallens isolate TS chromosome 1, TS_CPP_V2, whole genome shotgun sequence genome:
- the LOC128093843 gene encoding uncharacterized protein LOC128093843: MVRNKEEREWESSLAQLFRAYSIFRRLVDLTDPTGFVFTGNIQYGRLQRFHRVVQRVLQVLGVRRPFAESGPSGVRSGDVPSLLCEASFRGHLQGVVPVSCCVFLGFSRAMSVQCRSKGT; the protein is encoded by the coding sequence ATGGTCCGGAACAAGGAAGAGCGGGAGTGGGAGTCTAGTTTGGCGCAGCTGTTCCGTGCATATTCAATCTTCCGGCGACTTGTTGACCTCACCGACCCGACCGGGTTCGTTTTCACTGGTAACATCCAGTACGGTCGGCTGCAGCGGTTCCACCGAGTTGTCCAGCGAGTTCTCCAGGTACTTGGAGTGCGGCGACCGTTCGCCGAGTCTGGTCCATCCGGTGTTAGATCCGGTGACGTTCCGAGCCTTTTATGTGAAGCGTCGTTCCGAGGGCACTTGCAGGGTGTCGTGCCTGTTTCGTGTTGCGTCTTTCTGGGATTTTCCAGGGCCATGTCCGTTCAGTGTCGTTCTAAGGGCACTTGA